One region of Candidatus Omnitrophota bacterium genomic DNA includes:
- the ugpC gene encoding sn-glycerol-3-phosphate ABC transporter ATP-binding protein UgpC translates to MAQVSLRHVSKIYSGNTKAVSDVTLGIENKEFVVFVGPSGCGKSTTLRMIAGLEEISEGEIYIGDKLVNDVPAKDRDIAMVFQNYALYPHMTVYDNMAFGLRLRKYSKAEIDQRVKEAAQMLGIARYLNRRPKELSGGERQRVAVGRAIVRKPLVFLFDEPLSNLDAKMRVQMRTEINKLHTRLQSTMIYVTHDQVEAMTMGNRIVVMKDGIVHQVADPISLYDKPVNKFVAGFIGSPPMNFLNGKIIKDDGKFYFDEGTFKVKVVDDMITKIGPYQGKEIVFGIRPEDIYDKLFVQEAPPENTVTARVDVVEPMGSEVYLHMATPQQAFIARVGGHDKPEVNHDIDLVLDMGKIHFFDKDTEKAIV, encoded by the coding sequence AGGTAAGTCTCAGGCATGTCTCGAAGATCTATTCCGGGAATACAAAAGCTGTCTCTGATGTGACCCTAGGCATCGAGAACAAGGAATTCGTCGTATTCGTAGGCCCTTCCGGCTGCGGCAAATCCACCACTTTAAGGATGATAGCGGGCCTCGAGGAGATATCCGAAGGCGAGATATATATCGGCGATAAGCTGGTCAACGATGTCCCGGCCAAAGACCGCGACATTGCGATGGTCTTCCAGAACTACGCCTTGTACCCGCATATGACCGTTTATGATAATATGGCGTTCGGCCTGCGCCTGCGCAAATATTCCAAGGCCGAGATCGACCAGCGCGTAAAAGAAGCGGCGCAGATGCTCGGCATAGCCAGGTACCTGAACAGGAGGCCGAAAGAGCTTTCCGGCGGCGAGCGGCAGAGGGTCGCGGTAGGACGGGCGATAGTAAGAAAACCGCTCGTCTTTTTGTTTGACGAGCCTTTAAGCAACCTCGACGCGAAGATGCGCGTGCAGATGAGGACCGAGATAAACAAATTGCATACCAGGCTGCAATCGACGATGATATACGTCACCCACGACCAGGTCGAGGCCATGACGATGGGCAACCGCATCGTCGTCATGAAAGACGGGATCGTCCACCAGGTCGCCGACCCGATATCCTTATACGACAAACCCGTAAACAAATTCGTCGCCGGTTTTATAGGAAGCCCGCCGATGAATTTCCTCAACGGGAAGATCATAAAAGACGACGGGAAATTTTACTTCGACGAGGGGACATTCAAGGTCAAGGTCGTCGACGATATGATAACCAAGATAGGGCCGTACCAGGGCAAGGAAATCGTATTCGGCATAAGGCCGGAAGATATTTACGATAAACTCTTCGTCCAGGAAGCTCCTCCCGAAAACACCGTTACGGCCAGGGTGGACGTCGTAGAGCCGATGGGTTCCGAGGTCTATCTCCACATGGCGACTCCACAACAGGCTTTCATTGCGCGCGTCGGAGGACACGACAAGCCCGAGGTCAACCACGACATCGACCTCGTCCTCGACATGGGCAAGATCCATTTCTTCGATAAGGACACTGAGAAAGCGATAGTCTAG